ATGTTCTAGAATTGTAACGATAAGTCACAACTCTTATGGAAATTCACCGAATTCCCGTTCTATCCAACAATTACATCTTTCTCTGTCATCACCCCAAAACCGGCACAGCGACTGTGGTTGATCCCGCTGAGGCCCAGCCTGTTCTAGCCTGGCTCGATCGCCATAGTGCCACCCTGACGGCAATTTTCAACACCCACCACCACCACGACCATGTGGGGGGTAACCATCAACTGCTGCAGCGCTATCCCGAGGCAGTTGTCTATGCAGGAGCAGCCGATCGCGATCGCATTCCGGGGCAACAGGTTTTCCTAGAGGAGGGCGATCGCGTCTCCTTTGGCGATCGCGTCGGCGAGGTCTTGTTTGTGCCAGGCCATACCCTTGCCCACATCGCCTACTATTTTCCGCCGCTCCAGCCCGACCAGCCGGGAGATCTATTCTGTGGCGATACGCTCTTTGCTGGAGGCTGCGGTCGCCTCAAGGAAGGAACACCGGCCCAAATGCTGCAATCGCTGAGCCGCCTGCGGACGTTGCCCGATCAGACCCGGATCTGGTGTGCCCATGAATATACCCTGGAAAATTTGACCTTTGCCCTGACGGTTGATAGAGACAATTGTCAACTCCAGCAGCGGCTGGAGCAAGTGCGGGCCGCCCGACAGCAGCAGCAGGCCACCATACCCAGCCTTCTGGGGCTTGAAAAACAAACCAATCCCTTCCTACGGTGGGACGTCCCGGCTCTGCAGGCGATCGCTGGCTCCACGGATGCGGTGCGTACCTTTGCCCGGTTGCGCGGCATGAAAGATTTGTTTTAGAGACAGATGGTGTTTTGGAGGTGGTGGGCTAGCACCGGTTCTTGGATCCATTCACCCAGTTTTTTTAATCAAAGGGTTGCGATCGCCCCTCGTTTATCGGTAAGATTGGAGTTCTGGCCAAAGATTTTCCCAACATTGCGATGGAGAAGTTCACTCTTGGCTAGGCGGTTGACCCTGTTTTTAGATCTAAGGGCAACAGGGCATGCGCCCATCCTTTCTCACCCGTGAGGCTTGGTAGGTTGCTGCCATCCTCGTTCTACAAGCGATAGCAGGAAAAGCGATCGGCATCATGGCAAAACGGATTCAGTTGGTGCTCACCAAAGATGTGAGCAAACTTGGTAGAAACGGCGACTTGGTTGAAGTTGCTCCCGGATACGCGAAGAATTATTTAGTACCCCAAGGGTTGGCCTCCTTCACCACCCCAGGAATTTTGCGGCAGGCTGCCCAGCGCCGAGAAAAAGAACGTGAACGGCTGCTGGCCGTGAAAGCACAGGCAGAAGCTCAAAAGACTGCCCTGGAAACCATCGGCCGCTTTGCGGTAACCAAGCCGGTGGGTGAAGCCAATGCCATCTTTGGAACGCTGACCAGCCAAGATCTGGCAGATGCAATCCTCGAAAAAACCGGTCAAGAAATCGACCGGCGCGGCATTGAGATTCCTGATGTGCACAGCCTCGGCACCTACAAGGCATCGGTGAAGCTCCACGCAGACGTGACCGCTAACATCGAAGTTCAAATTGTAGCCGCCAAGGTCTCTTAGTTCACCGTCGATCGCTAGCATCGGTTGGTAACATCTTGGCGATCGCCCCCTAGCCTAAGGCTAGGGGGCGATTTTTGTGGGTGACGCTGCCTGGGAGTGCTATAGTACACATGTACTGATAGGCAGCGTGTGTTAGAACCATGACGCTACATACAGAGTCTTTTCGTGACAGAACATGAGAAAACCTCTAGCGACGGTGCTAGCATAAGCTTCTAGTACGCTGATGCATC
This genomic stretch from Candidatus Obscuribacterales bacterium harbors:
- the gloB gene encoding hydroxyacylglutathione hydrolase, whose amino-acid sequence is MEIHRIPVLSNNYIFLCHHPKTGTATVVDPAEAQPVLAWLDRHSATLTAIFNTHHHHDHVGGNHQLLQRYPEAVVYAGAADRDRIPGQQVFLEEGDRVSFGDRVGEVLFVPGHTLAHIAYYFPPLQPDQPGDLFCGDTLFAGGCGRLKEGTPAQMLQSLSRLRTLPDQTRIWCAHEYTLENLTFALTVDRDNCQLQQRLEQVRAARQQQQATIPSLLGLEKQTNPFLRWDVPALQAIAGSTDAVRTFARLRGMKDLF
- the rplI gene encoding 50S ribosomal protein L9, whose translation is MAKRIQLVLTKDVSKLGRNGDLVEVAPGYAKNYLVPQGLASFTTPGILRQAAQRREKERERLLAVKAQAEAQKTALETIGRFAVTKPVGEANAIFGTLTSQDLADAILEKTGQEIDRRGIEIPDVHSLGTYKASVKLHADVTANIEVQIVAAKVS